A genomic stretch from Dissulfurispira thermophila includes:
- a CDS encoding YbaB/EbfC family nucleoid-associated protein — translation MSKKMLGDIMRQAQKLQEEMQKMQEEAKKKTVEATSGGGMVTVVASGALEIISIKIDREVVNPDDVEMLQDLILAAVNEALRRAQEMVNEEMSKLTMGMQIPGIGGLGNIFGK, via the coding sequence ATGTCTAAGAAAATGCTCGGTGATATTATGCGCCAGGCGCAGAAACTGCAAGAAGAAATGCAAAAGATGCAAGAAGAGGCAAAGAAAAAAACTGTTGAGGCAACATCAGGTGGAGGTATGGTGACAGTGGTTGCCAGCGGCGCTCTGGAAATAATCTCTATAAAAATAGACAGAGAGGTTGTAAATCCTGATGATGTCGAGATGCTTCAGGACTTGATACTTGCTGCTGTAAATGAGGCACTTCGTAGGGCTCAAGAAATGGTCAATGAAGAGATGTCAAAACTAACAATGGGAATGCAGATTCCAGGTATTGGTGGACTTGGAAATATCTTTGGGAAATGA
- the recR gene encoding recombination mediator RecR, which produces MTQGIIENLITQLTKLPGIGRKTAQRLAFFILSMPSDDAKDIASAIIDVKEKARFCSICFNITDTDPCSICNSPTRDKSRICVVEEPSNVIAIERTKTFNGTYHVLLGALSPLDGITPDKLKINELSYRVKSDSVNEVILATNPNTKGEMTAQYITEILKPMNVKITRIAYGLPIGSDIEFADEVTLSKALEGRREL; this is translated from the coding sequence ATGACACAAGGAATAATAGAAAATCTTATAACACAACTCACAAAACTTCCCGGCATAGGTAGAAAGACTGCCCAGAGGCTTGCATTTTTTATCCTCAGCATGCCGTCTGATGATGCAAAGGATATTGCCTCTGCAATCATTGATGTCAAAGAAAAGGCAAGATTTTGTTCGATATGTTTCAATATCACAGATACAGACCCGTGCAGTATATGCAACAGTCCTACGAGAGACAAAAGCAGAATATGCGTTGTAGAAGAACCAAGCAATGTTATTGCAATAGAAAGAACAAAGACTTTTAATGGGACATATCATGTGCTGTTGGGTGCACTCTCACCACTTGATGGTATCACGCCTGATAAGCTCAAGATAAATGAACTTTCATACAGGGTCAAATCTGATAGCGTAAATGAGGTAATTTTAGCCACAAATCCTAATACAAAAGGTGAGATGACAGCACAATATATAACAGAGATCTTAAAGCCCATGAATGTAAAAATCACAAGGATTGCCTATGGCTTGCCTATTGGCAGTGATATAGAATTCGCTGATGAAGTAACTCTATCAAAGGCGCTCGAAGGAAGAAGAGAGCTATAA